In Deferribacterota bacterium, the genomic stretch TTTTTGCAGTAGCTGTTGATAAAATAGTATAGCTCTTATGTCCATTGTTGTTATATAAAATAAATATAATAAATAAAATTATGGCTATAAAGATTGATGCGTATATTAGTTTTCTAATCACTTATTGTACCTGATATATATAACAATTCATTATAATCTCTTACAATATTATATCGAGCAGTATAATAATCTATAAAAGCTTCTTCATATCTATCGCGTACATCAAGTAGCTCTAAAATGTCACTTTTACCTAGGATAAATGATTCTAGTGTTAGCATATAATTTCTTTTAGAGTATTTTATAAGATTAGATAAATAGTAAAATTGATCATTATAGGTAACAATATTATTATATAATGTCTTAATCTGTTCTTTCATTTCTAAAGATGCTAATTTTTCATCCATTAAATCATTATAATATTGGGTTTTTTCTGAGATTACATTATAGTATCTACTAAATCCAGTGAATAAATCAAAAGTAGTGGTAATACCAACTTGTGAACCTGTATAGTGCTCATCACGCAAATTCTCATCATAATATCTTCCCTTAGTAGCATATATATCAACTGTTGGAGAAAAATCGCTATAAGATTTTTTAATTTCTTTAGAGGAGATCTGAGATTCAATCCTTTTTGTAACAACCTCAAGATTATTTTTATGTCCTTTGCTAATATAGTATCCAATATTTGAAAGTTCAATATTACTAAAATCAGTTTCTAGAGGTGTATCAATACTATAGTTCTCTCCGGTAAAGGTTGATAGGTTTATTAAAATATTTTTTAGTTGTTGTATGTAGTTATTATACTCGTATTGCGATCTACTGTAGTTAACTTCAGCCTGTAGATATTCTACTTCTCTTATTCTACCGATTTTATATTGTGATTTTGCCACATTTAATGCTATTTTACTTGTATTAACAATATTTTTATAACTATTTATAATATTTTTTATCTCCAATGCATTGTAATAGATATTGCTGACTTCTTTTAATATGAAATTTTTATAATCCTTATAAATAAATTTTGACAGCCTTAGGTTTAGTTTATTAATTTTCACATCTAATATATCTTTTAAACCATTAAAAATATTATAATTAAGATTAAGTGTTGTCTGAGCAGTTTTGCCATCTAGGTCATCATATCTATCGCTAC encodes the following:
- a CDS encoding TolC family protein; translated protein: LNIFIMYKINTIIFLTIILYLATSNLYSLTLDEAIKKSLLKYPGYKMRKYDVKLGELNLKLSYSKFYPYISTEITGSDRYDDLDGKTAQTTLNLNYNIFNGLKDILDVKINKLNLRLSKFIYKDYKNFILKEVSNIYYNALEIKNIINSYKNIVNTSKIALNVAKSQYKIGRIREVEYLQAEVNYSRSQYEYNNYIQQLKNILINLSTFTGENYSIDTPLETDFSNIELSNIGYYISKGHKNNLEVVTKRIESQISSKEIKKSYSDFSPTVDIYATKGRYYDENLRDEHYTGSQVGITTTFDLFTGFSRYYNVISEKTQYYNDLMDEKLASLEMKEQIKTLYNNIVTYNDQFYYLSNLIKYSKRNYMLTLESFILGKSDILELLDVRDRYEEAFIDYYTARYNIVRDYNELLYISGTISD